From Sphingopyxis sp. MWB1, a single genomic window includes:
- a CDS encoding recombinase family protein, with protein MRKPRRSGQPVQICQTAVCRTLVYARVSSKEQDREGFSIDAQLKLLRGYAADKEMRIVEEFVDVETAKAAGRTHFNRMIAYLRRHPAVDTILVEKTDRLYRNLRDWVTLDEFDIDVHLVKEGVILSPDSKSSEKFMHGIKVLMAKNYIDNLSEESRKGMLEKAEQGIWPSMAPLGYRNVMGPNGKKIIEVDPATAPGVTRLFEWYATGLYSVKEAGKKARAMGMAYRKSGRPLGASTVHKILRSRIYTGEFEWAGRRYQGSHQPLVSLDLWEKVQQVLDGRHHTRDQHKEKDFIFPGLIRCGHCGGMLVGDIKKQKYIYYRCSRYKGNCKEPYVRQEKLLDQFTDIIAQVSMTPQMYQWLGRALKENSDLVETEHARVLDRLRRDQDDIRERMKQAYLDHVDGKLDESLFARISADYREDLKGLAREFERLSEADHAYIDDGIALLGIARDTRRMFAQADIAGKRNILHHLLSNCSYSDGQLTATFRKPFDIIAESLPRALARGGASSANIGKNEKWLPG; from the coding sequence ATGCGCAAACCCCGCCGGTCCGGCCAACCCGTTCAGATCTGTCAGACAGCTGTCTGCAGGACGCTTGTCTATGCCCGCGTTTCATCAAAAGAGCAGGATCGCGAAGGCTTTTCGATCGATGCCCAGCTCAAGCTGCTGCGCGGTTATGCCGCCGACAAGGAGATGCGGATCGTTGAGGAATTTGTCGATGTTGAAACCGCGAAAGCGGCAGGACGGACGCATTTCAACCGGATGATCGCCTATCTCCGGCGTCATCCTGCCGTCGATACCATTCTCGTGGAGAAGACGGATCGGCTTTATCGCAATTTGCGCGATTGGGTGACGCTCGACGAATTCGATATCGACGTTCATCTGGTCAAGGAAGGCGTCATTCTCTCGCCCGATTCCAAGTCGTCTGAAAAGTTCATGCACGGCATCAAGGTGCTGATGGCGAAAAACTATATCGACAATCTTTCCGAAGAATCGCGCAAGGGCATGCTCGAAAAGGCCGAACAGGGAATTTGGCCGAGCATGGCGCCGCTTGGTTATCGCAATGTCATGGGGCCGAACGGCAAGAAGATTATCGAGGTCGATCCTGCTACGGCGCCCGGCGTGACCCGGCTCTTCGAATGGTACGCCACCGGTCTCTATTCAGTGAAAGAGGCCGGAAAAAAGGCGCGCGCAATGGGCATGGCCTACCGCAAAAGCGGCAGGCCTCTCGGCGCAAGCACTGTCCACAAAATTCTCCGTTCGCGGATCTACACCGGGGAGTTTGAATGGGCGGGGCGCCGCTACCAGGGCTCGCATCAGCCTCTTGTCAGTCTCGATCTCTGGGAGAAGGTTCAGCAAGTTCTGGATGGCAGGCACCACACGCGCGATCAGCACAAGGAGAAAGACTTTATTTTCCCCGGCCTCATTCGCTGCGGCCATTGTGGCGGGATGCTTGTCGGCGACATCAAGAAGCAGAAATATATTTACTACCGCTGCAGCCGCTACAAAGGGAATTGCAAGGAACCTTATGTCCGTCAGGAAAAGCTGCTCGACCAGTTCACGGACATTATCGCGCAGGTCTCGATGACGCCGCAAATGTACCAGTGGCTTGGGCGGGCACTCAAGGAGAACAGCGACCTCGTCGAAACCGAACATGCGCGGGTACTTGATCGCCTGCGTCGCGACCAGGACGATATCCGTGAGCGCATGAAGCAAGCCTATCTCGACCATGTCGACGGCAAGCTCGACGAAAGCCTCTTCGCGCGTATCTCGGCCGACTACCGGGAAGACCTCAAGGGATTGGCGCGGGAGTTTGAGCGTCTGTCAGAAGCCGATCATGCCTATATCGACGATGGCATTGCCCTGCTTGGCATTGCCAGGGATACGCGCCGAATGTTCGCGCAGGCCGATATCGCGGGCAAAAGAAATATCCTTCACCATCTACTATCGAACTGCTCGTACAGCGACGGTCAGCTAACCGCTACCTTCCGCAAGCCATTTGATATTATTGCAGAAAGCCTGCCGCGTGCTCTAGCTCGCGGGGGCGCCTCGAGCGCCAATATCGGCAAAAATGAGAAATGGCTCCCCGGGTAG
- a CDS encoding NAD kinase: MPGKIALVASTAPAAQEAEAELRPLYDFVDLAEADMLIALGGDGFLLQTLHQMLDQRRTLPVFGMNRGTIGFLMNEFRVENLLDRVGVARPFLIHPLQGDITTVSGERHILPAINEISLLRETRQAAKLEVLINERQMLEELACDGVLVATPAGSTAYNLSANGPILPLGSDLLALTPISPFRPRRWRGALVPESTRIRFNIREAAKRPVSAVADQREIRDIKTVLITSDRSRPLTLLFDPDHGLDERIAMEQFIV; encoded by the coding sequence ATGCCAGGCAAGATCGCGCTCGTCGCATCGACCGCGCCCGCCGCGCAGGAGGCCGAGGCCGAGCTGCGCCCGCTCTATGATTTCGTCGACCTGGCCGAGGCCGATATGCTGATCGCGCTGGGCGGCGACGGCTTCCTGCTGCAAACGCTGCACCAGATGCTCGACCAGCGCCGCACCCTGCCCGTGTTCGGGATGAACCGCGGCACCATCGGCTTTTTGATGAACGAGTTTCGCGTCGAAAATCTGCTCGACCGCGTGGGCGTCGCGCGCCCCTTCCTCATCCATCCGCTGCAAGGCGATATCACCACGGTGAGCGGTGAACGGCATATATTGCCCGCGATCAACGAAATATCGCTGCTGCGCGAAACGCGGCAAGCGGCGAAGCTGGAAGTGCTGATCAACGAGCGGCAGATGCTGGAGGAGTTGGCTTGCGACGGCGTGCTGGTTGCGACGCCCGCCGGGTCGACCGCCTATAATCTCTCCGCCAACGGCCCGATCTTGCCGCTAGGGTCCGACCTTTTGGCGCTGACGCCGATTAGCCCGTTCCGCCCGCGGCGCTGGCGCGGCGCACTGGTGCCCGAATCGACCCGCATCCGCTTTAACATTCGCGAAGCCGCCAAACGTCCCGTCAGCGCGGTAGCCGACCAGCGGGAGATTCGCGATATCAAGACGGTGCTGATCACCAGCGACCGCAGCCGGCCGCTGACGCTGCTATTCGACCCCGACCACGGCCTTGATGAGCGCATTGCGATGGAACAATTCATCGTCTGA
- the trbG gene encoding P-type conjugative transfer protein TrbG: MIRHLILSACLIAIGPVAYAKTSAAPAVVTANKAAIREPDAAAYRNAVQLYPYAEGALYRLYTAPGRVSDIALQPGENLTSVAAGDTARWTLGDTVSGSGAAQRTHILVKPFSSGLSTNLVIATDRRVYHVQLTSTASTAMAAIGWTYPDDELLALARQRAAGEAIRPVSVGVAVENLEFGYAISGDRPAWRPVRAFDDGRQTWIEFSEDIATGEAPPLFIRGEEGEAELVNYRVSGRFYIVDRLFAVAELRLGGKKQKIVRITRTGKAPTGRGRGR; the protein is encoded by the coding sequence ATGATCCGCCATCTCATTCTTTCGGCGTGCCTCATTGCGATCGGGCCCGTGGCGTACGCCAAGACATCCGCTGCACCGGCTGTCGTCACTGCCAACAAGGCAGCGATCCGCGAACCCGACGCTGCGGCCTACCGCAACGCCGTCCAGCTCTATCCTTATGCCGAAGGCGCGCTCTACCGTCTCTACACCGCGCCCGGGCGCGTCAGCGATATTGCACTCCAGCCCGGCGAAAACCTGACCTCGGTTGCGGCAGGTGACACCGCCCGCTGGACCCTCGGCGACACGGTGAGCGGCAGCGGCGCGGCACAGCGCACCCATATTCTCGTCAAGCCCTTCTCATCCGGACTGTCGACCAACCTCGTTATCGCGACCGACCGCCGCGTCTATCATGTCCAGCTGACCAGCACCGCATCCACCGCGATGGCGGCAATCGGCTGGACCTACCCCGACGACGAGCTGCTCGCGCTCGCGCGGCAGCGCGCGGCGGGTGAGGCGATACGCCCGGTGTCGGTCGGTGTCGCCGTGGAGAATCTCGAATTCGGCTACGCAATCAGCGGCGACCGACCCGCGTGGCGGCCCGTGCGCGCGTTCGATGACGGGCGCCAGACCTGGATCGAGTTTTCCGAAGATATCGCGACGGGTGAAGCGCCGCCGCTCTTCATCCGCGGCGAGGAGGGTGAAGCTGAACTTGTAAATTACCGGGTTTCCGGGCGTTTTTATATCGTCGACCGTCTATTCGCGGTCGCTGAACTGCGGCTCGGCGGCAAGAAGCAGAAAATCGTTCGGATCACCCGAACCGGCAAGGCGCCGACAGGACGGGGGAGGGGGAGATGA
- a CDS encoding TrbI/VirB10 family protein → MTAETAASGDAPEIAEKGKGQADRDSAAPEKAPPYQFAMRARLAPVVRFRRMPTIALAGTSVILLVIIGWFALRSPETNPGVPEESRTPATQAAPDALVGAPTSYAEVPPLGEPLPGDLGRAILARQRQESEARIDPAPEIDAQAAVRAAQHAEAERQRMESEQRAARESDVMLDLSSPVTRRKERSRPPIDGVAPGMTAALDDARGAKPQRRPNELADAGNGDTSVNPHRLETAVSPWTLQAGSVIAASLITGLNSDLPGIVTAQVTGNVYDSVTGRILLVPQGARLIGRYDNVVAFGQSRALVIWQRIIFPDGASIRIDDAPASDTEGYAGLADRIDRHSWRLLKGVALSTLLGVGTELGWRGRESDLARAIREAAQQAGSRAGDQLVARNLDVQPSLRVRPGWPLRVLVHKDIILRPWRAGGPR, encoded by the coding sequence ATGACCGCAGAAACAGCCGCTTCCGGCGACGCTCCTGAAATCGCCGAAAAAGGAAAAGGACAGGCCGATCGGGACAGCGCGGCGCCTGAAAAAGCGCCGCCGTACCAATTTGCCATGCGGGCCCGGCTCGCGCCGGTCGTGCGTTTCCGCCGCATGCCGACCATTGCCCTTGCAGGCACGAGCGTCATCCTGCTCGTTATCATAGGCTGGTTTGCGCTCAGAAGTCCTGAAACGAATCCGGGTGTCCCGGAGGAAAGCCGGACCCCCGCGACCCAAGCGGCTCCCGACGCGCTCGTCGGCGCACCGACCAGCTATGCGGAGGTTCCGCCACTGGGCGAGCCACTTCCCGGCGATCTCGGCAGGGCGATCCTGGCCCGGCAGCGCCAGGAGAGCGAGGCGCGGATCGACCCCGCGCCGGAGATCGATGCGCAGGCCGCAGTGCGCGCGGCCCAGCATGCCGAGGCCGAGCGCCAGCGGATGGAGAGCGAGCAACGCGCCGCTCGCGAATCGGACGTCATGCTTGATCTCTCCAGCCCCGTGACGCGACGAAAAGAAAGGTCGCGGCCGCCGATCGATGGCGTTGCTCCCGGCATGACCGCCGCCTTGGACGATGCAAGGGGTGCAAAGCCGCAGCGCCGCCCGAACGAGCTTGCCGACGCCGGCAATGGCGACACCTCCGTTAATCCGCACCGGCTCGAGACTGCGGTTTCGCCCTGGACGCTGCAGGCGGGCAGCGTGATCGCGGCGAGCCTGATCACCGGCCTGAACTCCGACCTGCCTGGAATCGTCACGGCCCAGGTGACCGGGAATGTCTATGACAGCGTGACGGGCCGAATCTTGCTCGTACCACAGGGCGCGCGGCTGATCGGACGTTACGACAATGTCGTGGCGTTCGGCCAAAGCCGGGCGCTTGTCATTTGGCAGCGGATCATCTTTCCCGACGGCGCGTCGATCCGGATCGATGATGCGCCCGCGAGCGACACCGAAGGCTATGCCGGGCTGGCCGATCGTATCGACCGCCACAGCTGGCGGCTTCTCAAGGGCGTGGCGCTTTCGACACTACTCGGGGTCGGCACTGAACTTGGGTGGAGGGGGCGCGAAAGCGATCTTGCGCGTGCGATCCGCGAGGCGGCGCAGCAGGCTGGCTCGCGCGCGGGCGACCAACTCGTCGCCCGCAATCTCGACGTCCAGCCAAGTTTGCGGGTGCGGCCCGGCTGGCCGCTGCGGGTCCTTGTCCACAAGGATATTATTCTTCGGCCATGGCGCGCGGGAGGGCCGCGGTGA
- the moaA gene encoding GTP 3',8-cyclase MoaA produces MTDGFGRRVDYLRLSVTDRCDLRCRYCMAEDMVFLPKSAVLSIEEMATLSERFVARGVRRIRLTGGEPLVRRGVDELAGRLGGLIGRGLDELTLTTNAMRLAEYAPMLAEAGVRRINVSLDTLDPDAFRRITRVGDLSIALRGIDAAREAGLAVKINMVALAGLNEDQLLPMLGWCAASGCDLTLIETMPLGEVAEDRSDHYVALHQFIAPLRDRHALFPIDRRTGGPARYFGIEGSPVTLGLITPLSDNFCASCNRIRLTVEGRIYMCLGRDDHVDLRAALRDGGDVDGLIDRALAGKPRAHDFQIARKSQPAVARHMSATGG; encoded by the coding sequence TTGACCGATGGATTCGGACGCCGGGTCGATTATCTGCGCTTGTCGGTGACCGATCGCTGCGACCTGCGCTGCCGCTATTGCATGGCCGAGGATATGGTCTTTCTGCCCAAATCGGCGGTGCTGAGCATCGAGGAAATGGCGACGCTCTCCGAACGCTTTGTCGCGCGCGGGGTGCGCCGCATTCGCCTGACAGGAGGCGAGCCGCTGGTGCGGCGCGGGGTTGATGAGCTTGCCGGACGGCTGGGCGGGCTGATCGGGCGCGGGCTCGACGAGCTGACGCTGACCACCAATGCGATGCGGCTGGCTGAATATGCGCCGATGCTGGCCGAAGCGGGCGTACGGCGGATCAACGTGAGCCTCGACACGCTCGACCCCGATGCTTTCCGTCGCATCACCCGCGTCGGCGATTTGTCGATTGCGCTGCGCGGAATCGACGCCGCGCGCGAGGCAGGGTTGGCGGTCAAGATCAATATGGTTGCGCTCGCCGGACTGAATGAGGATCAGCTGCTGCCGATGCTGGGCTGGTGCGCGGCGAGCGGATGCGACCTCACGCTTATTGAAACCATGCCGCTGGGCGAAGTCGCGGAGGACCGCAGCGATCATTATGTCGCGCTCCACCAGTTTATCGCGCCGCTGCGCGACCGCCATGCCCTGTTCCCCATCGACCGGCGGACCGGTGGACCGGCGCGTTATTTCGGCATAGAGGGAAGCCCGGTGACGCTGGGATTGATCACGCCGCTCAGCGACAATTTCTGTGCAAGCTGCAACCGCATTCGGCTGACGGTGGAGGGGCGCATCTATATGTGCCTGGGCCGCGACGATCATGTCGACCTGCGCGCCGCGCTGCGCGATGGCGGCGACGTCGATGGCTTGATTGACCGGGCATTGGCTGGCAAACCCCGCGCGCATGACTTTCAAATCGCGCGAAAGTCGCAGCCGGCCGTCGCCCGGCACATGAGCGCGACGGGCGGATAG
- a CDS encoding DUF2274 domain-containing protein, which translates to MTGLKLARLPDCTPVKIGITVMPELNARLTAYAAAYAKAYGVEEPVAALIPAMLAAFLDSDRAFARMARQKG; encoded by the coding sequence GTGACCGGTCTCAAGCTTGCTCGGCTGCCCGATTGCACTCCGGTGAAGATCGGCATAACTGTCATGCCCGAACTCAACGCCAGGCTGACCGCTTATGCCGCGGCCTACGCCAAAGCCTATGGGGTCGAGGAACCCGTCGCCGCGCTCATTCCTGCCATGCTCGCGGCTTTTCTTGACAGCGACCGCGCTTTTGCCCGGATGGCGCGGCAAAAGGGCTGA
- a CDS encoding GGDEF domain-containing phosphodiesterase, which yields MNQSDDFFSEAADHIDALHRRHQADAGVLLIQVDQLARINNRAGTAAGDAVLDEVGRRLENFVAHEFGPGAHVDRLDGPRFLIVPAAALPLDTLRALERALHVTLAEPMVGDPHGRLVIRIAAALITRDEAIPVQLGAASDQLARPASARDGAMVHAALSRDEVVIHYQPQYSVASGKMLGVEALLRWRHPELGLLGAGPLVTAARAARLETELTEHTHRVALAEVAGWPDALRHLRVSLNITAADLADPEFADRYAAMTRGAGVDPERLTLELTEQAMLGDPSSAAAQLAQIRALGSAIAIDDFGTGYSSLSLLARLPIDYLKIDSGFTRTIDGSDRDRIVVRAIGDLARALGLLVVAEGVEKETQLARLAELGVASWQGFLRSGPVPGDQLPGLMP from the coding sequence ATGAATCAATCCGACGATTTTTTTTCCGAAGCCGCTGACCATATTGACGCGCTCCATCGGCGGCATCAGGCCGATGCAGGCGTGCTGCTGATACAGGTCGATCAACTCGCCCGAATCAACAATCGCGCGGGCACGGCGGCGGGCGATGCCGTGCTTGACGAAGTCGGGCGCAGGCTTGAAAATTTCGTCGCGCATGAATTTGGTCCGGGCGCCCATGTCGACCGCCTCGACGGACCGCGCTTTCTGATTGTCCCGGCCGCAGCCTTGCCGCTCGATACATTGCGGGCGCTCGAACGGGCGCTGCACGTCACTTTGGCCGAGCCGATGGTGGGCGACCCGCACGGGCGACTGGTCATCCGCATCGCCGCTGCGCTGATCACCCGCGACGAGGCCATTCCGGTCCAGCTTGGCGCGGCGTCTGACCAATTGGCGCGGCCCGCATCGGCGCGCGACGGGGCGATGGTTCATGCGGCTTTGTCGCGCGATGAAGTCGTCATTCACTATCAGCCCCAATATTCGGTCGCCTCGGGCAAGATGCTGGGGGTGGAAGCGCTGCTGCGCTGGCGCCATCCTGAACTCGGCCTTTTGGGCGCAGGGCCGCTGGTTACGGCGGCGCGCGCCGCGCGGCTAGAAACCGAATTGACCGAACATACGCACCGGGTCGCGCTGGCGGAAGTTGCCGGATGGCCCGATGCGCTGCGGCATTTGCGCGTGTCGCTCAACATTACGGCGGCCGATCTGGCCGATCCCGAATTTGCCGACCGCTATGCCGCGATGACCCGCGGGGCGGGGGTGGACCCTGAACGCCTGACGCTGGAGCTCACCGAGCAGGCGATGCTGGGCGATCCGTCGAGCGCGGCGGCGCAGCTTGCGCAGATTCGCGCGCTGGGTTCGGCCATCGCCATCGACGATTTCGGCACGGGCTATTCCAGCCTGTCGCTACTCGCGCGGCTGCCCATTGATTATCTCAAGATCGACAGCGGCTTTACCCGCACCATCGACGGCAGCGACCGCGACCGCATCGTCGTGCGCGCCATCGGTGATCTGGCGCGCGCGCTCGGATTGCTCGTCGTGGCCGAAGGGGTGGAAAAGGAAACCCAGCTTGCGCGGCTTGCCGAACTCGGCGTCGCCAGTTGGCAGGGTTTCTTGCGGTCGGGGCCGGTGCCCGGCGATCAATTGCCGGGGCTGATGCCATAA
- the mfd gene encoding transcription-repair coupling factor: MTRPAADIFAAIGQATKPLTLARVADGFLPLLLADLARASDKRLLYVATDDAAMQAIADAAPFFAPDLVVHRFPAWDCLPYDRAGPSMRVSADRLATLSALQQPAKRGELILTTVAAITQRTLTPFRIRQLATALGAGQRIDRDSLAELLVANGFSRVDTVADQGEFAVRGSLVDLFPAGEETGLRVDFFGDEIESIRRFDPADQRSLGPAKALQLLPAAETLLDEATIKRFRSAYREIFGAQATSDPLYQAVSEGRRQAGMDHWLPLFEERLSTLFDHIAPETPVLRGHRTDATAETRFEAINDYHANRVAAEREQPGSYRPLTPDALYLTGKEWHDAEAARPIHIVTPFDVPEAANVLDLETFAARDFTPERTADLNVYDKVADHLADERRKGRRTIIASYSTGARDRLAGLLKEHGVTGLALAETWPEALGSSSGGSLGTGNVALIVLPLDHGFASDVLSLLTEQDILGERLVRRNKRRKSADAFLAELATLSVGDLVVHLDHGIGRYEGLTSIPVGKSPHDCVALTYAGGDKLYVPVENLDVLSRYGGESEGVALDKLGGEAWQRRKARMKERIREIAGELLSTAALRALRQGEVLAQDAAYPAFADRFPYQETDDQDRAIGDVLEDMASGRPMDRLVCGDVGFGKTEVALRAAFVAAMAGVQVAVVVPTTLLARQHFTNFAERFKGFPVNIGRLSRLVPAAEATKTREGLANGQIDIVVGTHAVIAKSVEFKNLGLVIVDEEQRFGVVHKERLKQLKADVHVLTLTATPIPRTLQMAMSGLRELSVIQTPPVDRLAVRTYVAPWDPVVIREALLREHDRGGQSFFVTPRIKDLPDIEEFLRTRVPEIKYVVAHGQMAPGEVEERMSAFYDRKYDVLVSTTIVESGLDIPSANTLIIHRADRFGLAQLYQLRGRVGRSKTRAYAYLTTPDNGAITDTAEKRLKLLGDLDTLGAGFQLASHDLDIRGAGNLVGDEQSGHIREVGFELYQSMLEEAILVAKAEGAGVAPPREALSPVITVDAPILIPEDYVPDLPLRMALYRRLNEADDRAALDGFAAEMIDRFGPLPPETANLIQLMEIKANAKTAGIAKLDVGTKGALVSFHGDEFANVPGLIAYVERLKGRARIRPDNKLSVSGDWASAGARLNGALQLSKGLGKLAKQAA, from the coding sequence ATGACGCGACCCGCCGCCGATATTTTCGCCGCCATCGGGCAGGCGACCAAGCCGCTGACGCTCGCGCGCGTGGCGGACGGTTTCCTGCCGCTGTTGCTTGCCGACCTGGCGCGGGCCAGTGACAAGCGCCTCCTTTATGTCGCGACCGATGATGCGGCGATGCAGGCGATTGCCGATGCGGCGCCTTTCTTTGCGCCCGACCTTGTCGTCCACCGCTTTCCGGCGTGGGACTGCTTGCCTTATGACCGCGCAGGGCCGTCGATGCGGGTCAGTGCCGACCGGCTGGCGACGCTGTCGGCGCTCCAACAGCCGGCGAAACGCGGCGAACTGATCCTGACCACGGTGGCGGCGATCACCCAGCGCACGCTGACCCCCTTTCGCATTCGCCAGCTGGCCACGGCGCTGGGGGCGGGACAGCGGATCGACCGCGATTCACTCGCCGAACTGCTCGTTGCCAATGGTTTCAGCCGCGTCGATACCGTCGCCGACCAGGGCGAGTTCGCGGTGCGTGGCAGTCTGGTCGATTTGTTCCCGGCGGGCGAGGAAACCGGCCTGCGTGTCGATTTTTTTGGCGACGAGATCGAGAGCATCCGCCGCTTTGACCCCGCCGACCAGCGCAGCCTTGGCCCCGCCAAGGCGCTGCAATTGCTTCCCGCTGCCGAAACCTTGCTCGACGAAGCGACGATCAAGCGTTTCCGTTCGGCATACCGGGAGATTTTCGGGGCGCAGGCGACGAGCGATCCGCTGTATCAGGCGGTGAGCGAAGGGCGGCGGCAGGCGGGAATGGACCATTGGCTGCCGCTGTTCGAGGAACGGCTGTCGACATTGTTCGACCATATTGCGCCCGAAACCCCCGTGCTACGCGGCCACCGGACCGACGCGACCGCCGAAACGCGTTTTGAAGCCATCAATGATTATCATGCCAACCGCGTCGCCGCCGAGCGCGAGCAGCCGGGCAGCTATCGCCCGCTGACACCCGATGCGCTCTATCTGACCGGAAAGGAGTGGCACGATGCCGAGGCGGCGCGACCGATTCATATCGTCACGCCATTCGACGTGCCCGAGGCGGCGAACGTGCTCGACCTCGAAACCTTCGCCGCCCGCGATTTCACGCCCGAGCGCACCGCCGACCTCAACGTCTATGACAAGGTTGCCGACCATCTGGCCGACGAACGGCGCAAGGGACGTCGAACAATCATCGCCAGCTATTCGACCGGCGCGCGCGACCGGCTTGCAGGGTTGCTGAAGGAGCATGGGGTCACGGGTCTCGCGCTCGCCGAGACGTGGCCGGAGGCGCTTGGTTCAAGTTCCGGGGGTTCGCTTGGGACCGGCAATGTCGCCCTCATCGTTCTCCCGCTCGACCACGGCTTTGCCTCGGACGTGCTCAGCCTGCTCACCGAACAGGACATCCTCGGCGAGCGCCTCGTCCGCCGCAACAAGCGCCGCAAAAGTGCCGACGCCTTCCTCGCCGAGTTGGCGACGCTCAGCGTCGGCGACCTCGTCGTCCATCTTGACCATGGCATCGGGCGTTATGAAGGGCTGACCTCGATTCCGGTGGGCAAAAGCCCGCACGACTGCGTCGCGCTGACCTATGCGGGCGGCGACAAGCTTTACGTTCCGGTAGAAAATCTCGACGTGCTGTCGCGCTACGGCGGCGAGAGCGAAGGGGTCGCGCTCGACAAGCTCGGCGGCGAGGCGTGGCAGCGGCGCAAGGCGCGGATGAAGGAACGCATCCGCGAGATTGCGGGCGAACTGCTGAGCACCGCGGCGCTGCGCGCGCTTCGTCAGGGCGAAGTGCTGGCGCAGGACGCCGCCTATCCCGCCTTTGCCGACCGTTTTCCCTATCAGGAAACCGACGACCAGGACCGCGCGATCGGCGATGTGCTGGAGGATATGGCATCGGGACGCCCGATGGACCGGCTGGTGTGCGGCGATGTCGGTTTCGGCAAGACCGAAGTGGCGCTGCGCGCCGCCTTTGTCGCCGCCATGGCCGGCGTGCAGGTCGCGGTGGTCGTGCCGACCACGCTGCTCGCGCGCCAGCATTTCACCAATTTCGCCGAACGCTTCAAAGGCTTTCCGGTCAATATCGGGCGCCTGTCGCGCCTTGTCCCTGCTGCCGAGGCGACCAAGACGCGCGAAGGCCTCGCCAATGGGCAGATCGACATTGTCGTTGGCACCCATGCGGTGATTGCGAAATCGGTCGAGTTCAAGAATCTCGGCCTCGTCATCGTCGACGAGGAACAGCGGTTCGGCGTCGTCCACAAGGAGCGGCTGAAGCAGCTGAAGGCCGACGTCCATGTGCTGACGCTGACCGCGACGCCGATCCCGCGCACGCTTCAGATGGCGATGTCGGGGCTGCGCGAGCTGAGCGTTATCCAGACCCCGCCGGTCGACCGGCTGGCGGTTCGCACCTATGTCGCGCCGTGGGACCCGGTGGTTATCCGCGAAGCCTTGCTGCGCGAACATGATCGCGGCGGGCAAAGCTTTTTCGTGACCCCGCGGATCAAGGACCTGCCCGATATCGAGGAGTTCCTGCGAACCCGCGTGCCCGAAATCAAATATGTCGTTGCGCATGGCCAGATGGCGCCGGGCGAGGTCGAGGAGCGGATGAGCGCTTTCTACGACCGCAAATATGATGTGCTGGTATCGACCACCATCGTCGAAAGCGGGCTCGATATTCCGAGCGCCAACACGCTGATCATCCACCGCGCCGATCGCTTCGGTCTCGCGCAGCTTTACCAGCTTCGCGGCCGCGTGGGCCGGTCGAAAACGCGCGCCTATGCCTATCTGACCACGCCCGACAACGGCGCGATCACCGATACGGCGGAAAAGCGGCTGAAGCTGCTTGGCGATCTCGACACGCTGGGTGCGGGCTTTCAGCTTGCGAGCCACGACCTCGACATTCGCGGCGCGGGCAATCTGGTCGGCGACGAACAATCGGGGCATATCCGCGAGGTCGGGTTCGAGCTGTACCAGTCGATGCTGGAGGAAGCGATTTTGGTCGCCAAGGCCGAGGGCGCCGGCGTCGCGCCCCCGCGCGAAGCCTTGTCGCCCGTCATCACCGTCGACGCGCCGATTCTGATCCCCGAAGATTATGTCCCCGACCTGCCGCTGCGCATGGCGCTCTATCGCCGCCTCAACGAAGCCGACGACCGCGCGGCACTCGACGGTTTTGCCGCCGAGATGATCGACCGTTTCGGGCCGCTACCGCCCGAAACCGCGAACCTCATCCAGCTGATGGAGATCAAGGCGAACGCGAAGACCGCGGGCATCGCCAAGCTCGACGTCGGCACCAAGGGCGCGCTCGTCAGCTTCCACGGCGACGAATTTGCCAATGTCCCCGGCCTGATCGCCTATGTCGAGCGGCTGAAAGGGCGCGCGCGCATCCGCCCCGACAACAAGCTGTCGGTGAGCGGCGACTGGGCGAGCGCGGGCGCAAGGCTGAACGGCGCGCTGCAATTGTCCAAGGGATTGGGGAAGCTCGCGAAGCAGGCCGCGTGA